The DNA sequence GGCAGACCGCGACCCGCGCACCGCCCTCGCCCGCCGCCCGGACATGGGCGACCTTACGGCTGTGGCGGCCGGCGATGACGCGGGCGAGTCCCGCCTCGGGGTCGTAGGTGACGCCGACCGGGACGACGTGCGGGGTGCCGTCGGGGCGTGGGGTGGTCAGGGTGCACAGGTGGCGTTCGCGCCAGAAGGCGAGGTACTCGGGGTCGGGGTTGCGGGGGTCGATGGGCATGGCCCAGAACCTAAGGCCAGGGGAGTGGCGTGAGCGAGGTTGAGTGGAATAGACTCAACTTTACGGATGTTGGGTAGGGCAGGATGCAGTCCGGAGCGAGGAGGAGCACAGGGACGTGGATGCCGAGCTGACCAACAAGAGCCGGGCGGCGCTGAGCGCCGCCAACGACCGGGCGGTGTCCTCCGGGCACGCGGACATGACGCCCGCGCATCTCCTGCTCGCCCTGCTGGAGGGCCAGGACAACGAGAACGTCATGGATCTGCTGGCCGCCGTCGAGGCCGACGCGGCCTTCGTGCGCGGCGGCACCGAGC is a window from the Streptomyces luomodiensis genome containing:
- a CDS encoding pyridoxamine 5'-phosphate oxidase family protein, with protein sequence MPIDPRNPDPEYLAFWRERHLCTLTTPRPDGTPHVVPVGVTYDPEAGLARVIAGRHSRKVAHVRAAGEGGARVAVCQLAGKRWATLEGLAVVCEDPELIADAERRYAERYQRTPRPNPDRVLIEITLTRAMGRA